A genome region from Vespa velutina chromosome 18, iVesVel2.1, whole genome shotgun sequence includes the following:
- the LOC124955418 gene encoding uncharacterized protein LOC124955418 isoform X1, producing MICQSFFKLINIYVHIHVHTHTRTHIHTHICNIIICICMRMYVYVYVYVYVYINICIYLCSFLCVLIYSEINGAKLVTISALENIKMPLYSRSNNCASKLVIVLQFTAWISVGIVLLQKGVTSLRSQSTIETKGDTQERNDATIRYLNDKTKRTADKDDIFNDITKYKKDLTVNLKLYQERENDMSERHWNRRSSATNERNHVENNVIEDINDGHSITKKLNELKEEKKEEEEEEEEKKDKEERERKKNDLINLSETSTQRDVYDSSYQSNKTEDYDNTVLDPAKTLSSTATTNWGKEKKIRSRANAGGAAAAIAMVAVGAAMLVVGPMVIVLRALDKRRQERRYLKSLRWDDQPPTYEQATLMNEVPRYSTLSLNTVHNSRGPSTSSSRPTATSFERSP from the exons ATGATATGTCAaagtttttttaaattgataaatatatatgtacacatacacgtacatacacacacgcgcacacacatacatacacatatatgtaatattataatatgtatatgtatgcgtatgtatgtgtatgtatatgtatatgtatatgtatatataaatatatgtatatatctttgttcctttctctGTGTCCTTATATACAGTGAAATCAACGGTGCAAAACTGGTTACTATTTCGGCTCTCGAAAACATCAAAATGCCATTATATTCGAGATCGAACAATTGTGCCTCGAAGCTAGTGATCGTTCTACAGTTCACAGCTTGGATCTCAGTTGGCATAGTTCTTCTTCAAAAAGGCGTAACCTCCTTGCGAAGTCAGTCCACAATAGAAACAAAAGGCGATACACAg GAAAGAAATGATGCGACGATCAGATActtaaatgataaaacaaaGAGAACGGCGGATaaagatgatatttttaatgatattacgaaatataaaaaagatttaaccgtcaatttgaaattatatcagGAAAGGGAAAACGATATGTCGGAAAGACATTGGAACCGACGTTCGAGTGCGACGAATGAACGTAATCacgttgaaaataatgttattgaAGATATTAATGATGGGCATTcaataacaaagaaattgaACGAactaaaggaagagaagaaagaagaagaagaagaagaagaagaaaaaaaagataaagaagaaagagaaagaaagaagaacgatttgattaatttaagtGAAACGAGCACGCAACGTGACGTCTATGATTCGTCATATCAGTCGAATAAAACCGAAGATTACGATAATACCGTCCTCGATCCTGCTAAAACGTTAAGTTCAACTGCAACGACTAATtggggaaaggaaaaaaaaatacgtagcCGTGCAAATGCCGGCGGTGCTGCGGCCGCCATTGCTATGGTCGCCGTTGGTGCAGCTATGCTCGTAGTTGGACCTATGGTCATTGTTTTACGTGCTCTTGATAAAAGACgacaagaaagaagatatttaaaatcattgagGTGGGACGATCAACCGCCTACTTACGAGCAAGCGACATTAATGAATGAAGTTCCGAGATATTCAACCTTAAGTTTAAATACCGTCCATAATTCCCGCGGTCCTTCCACATCCTCCTCGCGGCCTACCGCAACTTCCTTCGAAAGATCTCCTTag
- the LOC124955418 gene encoding uncharacterized protein LOC124955418 isoform X2, which yields MPLYSRSNNCASKLVIVLQFTAWISVGIVLLQKGVTSLRSQSTIETKGDTQERNDATIRYLNDKTKRTADKDDIFNDITKYKKDLTVNLKLYQERENDMSERHWNRRSSATNERNHVENNVIEDINDGHSITKKLNELKEEKKEEEEEEEEKKDKEERERKKNDLINLSETSTQRDVYDSSYQSNKTEDYDNTVLDPAKTLSSTATTNWGKEKKIRSRANAGGAAAAIAMVAVGAAMLVVGPMVIVLRALDKRRQERRYLKSLRWDDQPPTYEQATLMNEVPRYSTLSLNTVHNSRGPSTSSSRPTATSFERSP from the exons ATGCCATTATATTCGAGATCGAACAATTGTGCCTCGAAGCTAGTGATCGTTCTACAGTTCACAGCTTGGATCTCAGTTGGCATAGTTCTTCTTCAAAAAGGCGTAACCTCCTTGCGAAGTCAGTCCACAATAGAAACAAAAGGCGATACACAg GAAAGAAATGATGCGACGATCAGATActtaaatgataaaacaaaGAGAACGGCGGATaaagatgatatttttaatgatattacgaaatataaaaaagatttaaccgtcaatttgaaattatatcagGAAAGGGAAAACGATATGTCGGAAAGACATTGGAACCGACGTTCGAGTGCGACGAATGAACGTAATCacgttgaaaataatgttattgaAGATATTAATGATGGGCATTcaataacaaagaaattgaACGAactaaaggaagagaagaaagaagaagaagaagaagaagaagaaaaaaaagataaagaagaaagagaaagaaagaagaacgatttgattaatttaagtGAAACGAGCACGCAACGTGACGTCTATGATTCGTCATATCAGTCGAATAAAACCGAAGATTACGATAATACCGTCCTCGATCCTGCTAAAACGTTAAGTTCAACTGCAACGACTAATtggggaaaggaaaaaaaaatacgtagcCGTGCAAATGCCGGCGGTGCTGCGGCCGCCATTGCTATGGTCGCCGTTGGTGCAGCTATGCTCGTAGTTGGACCTATGGTCATTGTTTTACGTGCTCTTGATAAAAGACgacaagaaagaagatatttaaaatcattgagGTGGGACGATCAACCGCCTACTTACGAGCAAGCGACATTAATGAATGAAGTTCCGAGATATTCAACCTTAAGTTTAAATACCGTCCATAATTCCCGCGGTCCTTCCACATCCTCCTCGCGGCCTACCGCAACTTCCTTCGAAAGATCTCCTTag
- the LOC124955420 gene encoding malignant T-cell-amplified sequence 1 homolog yields MFKKFDEKDSVSGIQQLKSSVQKGIRSKLLDLYPHLESHVDTIIPKKDAFRIVKCHDHIEIIVNAAGELLFFRQREGPWMPTLRLLHKYPFFLPLEQVDKGAIRFVLSGANIMCPGLTSKGARMTPVEKGTVVAVMAEGKQHALAVGVTTLSTEDIAKVNKGVGIENCHYLNDGLWQMKPVK; encoded by the exons ATGTTTAAAAA ATTCGATGAAAAGGATAGTGTTTCGGGTATACAGCAATTAAAATCCTCCGTTCAGAAAGGAATACGTTCGAAACTCTTGGATTTATATCCACATTTAGAAAGTCATGTGGATACTATCATTCCAAAGAAAGATGCATTTAGAATTGTTAAGTG TCATGATCACATAGAAATTATAGTCAACGCAGCAGGAGAACTTTTGTTCTTTCGACAACGTGAAGGCCCATGGATGCCTACATTAAGGTTATTACACAAAT aTCCGTTCTTTCTACCATTGGAACAAGTCGATAAAGGAGCAATCAGATTTGTACTTAGCGGTGCAAATATTATGTGTCCTGGTTTAACGTCAAAGGGTGCAAGAATGACGCCAGTAGAGAAGGGAACCGTTGTT GCAGTTATGGCAGAAGGAAAGCAGCATGCTTTAGCAGTGGGAGTAACTACTCTATCAACAGAAGATAT TGCCAAAGTGAATAAAGGAGTAGGAATCGAGAATTGTCATTATTTGAATGATGGATTATGGCAAATGAAGCCTGTGAAGTAA
- the LOC124955415 gene encoding extensin, with protein MALPPNYKQVAMATSNVVASNQRIRASGGSSSSSNTSKDTQSPFIQTPHSHPGFTPQKVGKNTNADSRMPKPPKPPEKPLMPYMRYSRKVWDQVKAQNPELKLWEIGKIIGQMWRDLPEEDKTEFIEEYEAEKVEYEKSLKTYHNSPAYLAYIAAKNRGKSALCAAQQNNDDRESHERSSGSSKSQAAQDRRIDILPAEDDDDQDDGYSVKHVAYSRYTRNHRLINEIFSDTVVPDVRSVVTTQRMQVLRRQVQSLTMHQKKLEAELQQIEEKFEAKKRKFIETSEIFQEELKKHCKPAVDEETFNKMVERQYEVLRRERLRGSEENRSDGPASNESTPNSTPTPTPASLNDEPPSEATENDTIDKKTNGFEKSNNEIKKENSSPPYVETKSESPTVQGNQSMNQHGSNSSMYCVSVTPIQQQSPQQQQQQQPTPPPSISLIPQQQQQHQQQQQQQSAPLPPSISLVPTQQQPQQHHQQQPQQHHQQQHQQQHQQQQHQQHQQLHQQQHHQQQQQQQQQQQQQQQQQQQQHQQPAQSHQQSPPQSHQQSTPQTHQQPPPQTHQQPTSQTHPQATSQSHQQPPSQPQQQPPPQSHQHPPSQTHPQPPPQSHQQPPPPQSHPQPPPQSHPQPPPQSHPQPPPQTHQPPPPQPHPQPPSQTHQQPPPPQSHPQPPSQTHQPPPPPQTHQQPTPQPHQQPPSQPQQQPPPQSHQQPPPQTHQQPPPPQSHPQPPPQSHPQPPPQFHPQPSPQTHQPPPPQPHQQPPSQSHQQPPPPSHQPPPQSHQQLPPQSHPQPSPQPHPPPPQSHQQSPSQSHQQQSHQQTAPPTSSQQQQSSTTSATVPVTVSATQNIPNMPPVSSPAPPLHNPHQQGMLSNHTMSPHQTSQGTQGTQVLPPQGPVTNPHTSPIIPPNQGYGQQYQPGPGPQPQNVPLAPRPPHPSYTYSQQQPYHQPYPQYAHPYYHQPYSQYSPHTMSRPHTHSPHSPHSPHYHPQSPHTVGESNAANNSVSGSGTTSGSTPDSNNSSYSPASGHCENERTTAPDSQESSTDMKSGSV; from the exons atggCATTGCCACCGAATTATAAGCAAGTAGCAATGGCTACGTCAAATGTTGTTGCGTCCAATC AGCGTATCAGAGCATCTGGTGGAAGTAGCAGTAGTTCGAATACCAGT AAGGATACGCAAAGTCCTTTTATACAAACTCCTCATAGTCATCCAGGATTCACGCCTCaaaaagtaggaaaaaatacaaat GCAGATTCACGAATGCCAAAACCGCCCAAACCACCTGAAAAACCTCTTATGCCGTATATGAGATATAGCAGGAAAGTATGGGATCAAGTAAAAGCTCAAAATCCTGAATTAAAACTTTGGGAAATAGGTAAAATTATAGGTCAAATGTGGAGAGATTTGccagaagaagataaaactgAATTTATAGAGGAATACGAAGCTGAAAAA gtagaatatgaaaaaagcTTAAAGACTTATCATAATTCTCCAGCATATTTGGCTTACATTGCTGCTAAGAACAGAGGAAAGTCAG CGTTATGTGCTGCTCaacaaaataatgatgatcGAGAAAGTCATGAACGTTCTTCTGGTAGTAGTAAAAGTCAAGCTGCACAAGATAGAAGGATTGATATTTTACCTGCGGAAGATGACGATG ATCAAGATGATGGATATTCTGTAAAACATGTGGCATATTCTCGCTATACAAGAAATCATCGCCTTATTAATGAAATCTTCAGTGATACTGTTGTTCCTGATGTCCGTTCTGTTGTTACGACTCAAAGAATGCAAGTCCTACGCCGTCAAGTACAATCTTTAACTATGCATcag AAAAAACTGGAAGCAGAATTGCaacaaatagaagaaaaatttgaagcaaagaaaagaaaatttattgaaacaagtgaaatatttcaagaagaattgaaaaaa CATTGTAAACCAGCAGTAGATGaagaaacatttaataaaatggtAGAACGACAATATGAAGTActtagaagagaaagattaagAGGATCGGAAGAAAATCGATCTGATGGTCCTGCATCAAATGAATCTACACCAAATTCTACTCCTACTCCAACTCCAGCTTCTCTTAATGATGAACCGCCGTCTGAG gcTACTGAAAATGATACAATCGATAAAAAGACCAATGGTTTTGAGAAatctaataatgaaataaagaaagaaaactcatCGCCTCCATACGTTGAGACAAAATCAGAATCTCCTACTGTACAAGGAAATCAGTCGATGAATCAACATGGATCTAATTCTAGTATGTATTGTGTATCTGTTACTCCAATTCAACAACAATcaccacaacaacaacagcagcaacaaccaACGCCACCACCGTCAATATCATTGATAccacaacaacagcaacaacaccaacagcagcagcagcaacaatcAGCACCATTGCCACCATCAATATCGCTGGTACCAACACAACAGCAGCCACAGCAACACCATCAACAGCAGCCACAGCAACATCATCAACAACAGCATCAACAACagcatcaacaacaacaacatcaacaacatcaacaactACATCAACAACAGCATcatcaacagcagcagcaacagcagcaacagcaacaacaacaacaacaacagcaacagcaacaacaccAACAACCTGCTCAGTCTCATCAACAATCACCACCACAGTCGCATCAACAGTCAACACCTCAAACTCATCAACAACCACCACCTCAAACCCATCAACAACCAACCTCTCAAACTCATCCGCAAGCAACATCTCAATCTCATCAACAACCACCTTCGCAGCCACAACAGCAACCACCACCCCAATCTCATCAACATCCTCCATCTCAAACTCATCCACAACCTCCACCTCAATCTCATcaacaaccaccaccacctcagTCCCATCCACAACCACCACCTCAGTCCCATCCACAGCCACCACCTCAGTCCCATCCACAACCACCACCTCAAACTCatcaaccaccaccacctcagCCCCATCCACAACCACCATCACAAACTCATCAGCAGCCACCACCACCTCAATCTCATCCACAACCACCATCTCAAACTCatcaaccaccaccacctcctcaaACTCATCAACAACCAACACCTCAACCTCATCAGCAACCACCTTCACAGCCACAGCAACAACCACCGCCTCAATCTCATCAACAACCACCACCACAAACTCATcaacaaccaccaccacctcagTCCCATCCACAACCACCACCTCAGTCCCATCCACAACCACCACCACAGTTCCATCCGCAACCATCACCTCAAACTCATCAGCCGCCACCACCTCAGCCACATCAACAACCACCATCTCAATCTCATCAGCAGCCACCCCCTCCATCTCATCAACCACCACCTCAATCTCACCAACAACTACCACCTCAATCCCATCCACAACCGTCGCCGCAACCTCATCCCCCGCCACCTCAATCTCATCAACAATCACCATCTCAATCTCATCAACAGCAATCGCATCAGCAAACAGCTCCTCCAACGTCTTCACAGCAACAGCAATCTAGTACTACTAGCGCTACTGTACCAGTGACAGTAAGCGCAACTCAAAACATACCAAACATGCCTCCAGTATCTTCACCTGCACCTCCGTTACACAATCCTCATCAGCAAGGAATGCTATCTAATCATACTATGTCACCGCATCAAACATCTCAAGGAACCCAAGGAACGCAGGTTCTTCCTCCTCAAGGACCAGTAACTAATCCACACACATCGCCCATAATACCACCTAATCAAGGATATGGCCAACAATATCAACCAGGACCTGGTCCACAGCCACAAAATGTGCCGCTTGCCCCAAGACCTCCACATCCTTCTTATACTTATTCACAACAGCAACCATATCATCAACCTTACCCACAATATGCTCACCCGTATTATCATCAACCATATTCTCAATATTCACCACATACTATGAGCCGTCCTCATACGCACAGTCCTCATAGTCCACACAGTCCTCATTATCATCCACAATCCCCTCATACCGTAGGAGAAAGTAATGCAGCTAATAACAGTGTATCTGGTTCAGGTACTACTTCTGGTTCTACTCCTGATAGTAATAATTCATCCTATTCTCCAGCATCAGGGCATTGTGAAAATGAACGTACTACTGCTCCTGACAGTCAGGAGTCTTCTACTGATATGAAATCAGGCTCTGTGTAA
- the LOC124955419 gene encoding protein sarah isoform X2 — protein MVTNEKEGYDDNKMEVTMEEKDSTDILGDEESEETENIIINEVDGLPNLHPNYEQLELDFEGEKGHGCLNSRSIDELIHDEDLPTSVIVTNVDPGVFKEDELKSAIENLFKQFGENATFQYFKSFRRMRVNYNSPNAAATARIRLHQTHFGETDINCYFAQPVTPIDMEDQHLQPPALTKQFLISPPSSPPVGWKPREENEPLVNHDLLAAIANLSAGGSHELHPGGSGQPGIVVHVCETENPMKSGPRIQHTRCPEH, from the exons ATGGtcacaaatgaaaaagagggttacgacgataataaaatg GAAGTAACTATGGAGGAGAAAGATAGTACCGATATATTGGGAGATGAAGAATCTGAAGAGacggaaaatataataataaatgaagttGATGGATTACCTAATTTGCATCCAAATTATGAACAATTGGAACTTGATTTTGAAGGAGAAAAGGGTCATGGTTGTTTGAATTCAAGGTCAATAGATGAATTGATTCATGATGAAGATTTACCAACTTCTGTTATTGTCACAAATGTAGATCCTGGAGTGTTTAAAGAAGATGaattaaag TCTGCAATAGAGAatctttttaaacaatttggAGAAAATGCTACATTCCAATACTTCAAATCATTTAGAAGGATGAGAGTTAACTATAATTCTCCAAATGCAGCAGCCACTGCTAGAATACGATTACATCAAACTCATTTTGGTGAAActgatattaattgttattttgcACAACCAGTGACACCGATAG ATATGGAAGATCAACATCTTCAACCACCAGCTCTTACAAAGCAGTTCCTAATATCTCCTCCATCGTCTCCACCTGTTGGTTGGAAGCCACGAGAGGAGAATGAACCTTTAGTCAACCATGATTTATTAGCAGCTATAGCAAACTTATCTGCag GTGGTAGTCATGAGTTACACCCGGGAGGTTCTGGACAACCAGGCATTGTTGTTCATGTTTGTGAAACTGAGAATCCCATGAAAAGTGGCCCACGTATTCAACATACACGTTGTCCAGaacattaa
- the LOC124955419 gene encoding protein sarah isoform X1, which translates to MCIEEFKKFQKAYMSTHEVTMEEKDSTDILGDEESEETENIIINEVDGLPNLHPNYEQLELDFEGEKGHGCLNSRSIDELIHDEDLPTSVIVTNVDPGVFKEDELKSAIENLFKQFGENATFQYFKSFRRMRVNYNSPNAAATARIRLHQTHFGETDINCYFAQPVTPIDMEDQHLQPPALTKQFLISPPSSPPVGWKPREENEPLVNHDLLAAIANLSAGGSHELHPGGSGQPGIVVHVCETENPMKSGPRIQHTRCPEH; encoded by the exons ATGTGTATTGAagagtttaaaaaatttcaaaaagcaTACATGTCAACACAT GAAGTAACTATGGAGGAGAAAGATAGTACCGATATATTGGGAGATGAAGAATCTGAAGAGacggaaaatataataataaatgaagttGATGGATTACCTAATTTGCATCCAAATTATGAACAATTGGAACTTGATTTTGAAGGAGAAAAGGGTCATGGTTGTTTGAATTCAAGGTCAATAGATGAATTGATTCATGATGAAGATTTACCAACTTCTGTTATTGTCACAAATGTAGATCCTGGAGTGTTTAAAGAAGATGaattaaag TCTGCAATAGAGAatctttttaaacaatttggAGAAAATGCTACATTCCAATACTTCAAATCATTTAGAAGGATGAGAGTTAACTATAATTCTCCAAATGCAGCAGCCACTGCTAGAATACGATTACATCAAACTCATTTTGGTGAAActgatattaattgttattttgcACAACCAGTGACACCGATAG ATATGGAAGATCAACATCTTCAACCACCAGCTCTTACAAAGCAGTTCCTAATATCTCCTCCATCGTCTCCACCTGTTGGTTGGAAGCCACGAGAGGAGAATGAACCTTTAGTCAACCATGATTTATTAGCAGCTATAGCAAACTTATCTGCag GTGGTAGTCATGAGTTACACCCGGGAGGTTCTGGACAACCAGGCATTGTTGTTCATGTTTGTGAAACTGAGAATCCCATGAAAAGTGGCCCACGTATTCAACATACACGTTGTCCAGaacattaa
- the LOC124955419 gene encoding protein sarah isoform X3: MEEKDSTDILGDEESEETENIIINEVDGLPNLHPNYEQLELDFEGEKGHGCLNSRSIDELIHDEDLPTSVIVTNVDPGVFKEDELKSAIENLFKQFGENATFQYFKSFRRMRVNYNSPNAAATARIRLHQTHFGETDINCYFAQPVTPIDMEDQHLQPPALTKQFLISPPSSPPVGWKPREENEPLVNHDLLAAIANLSAGGSHELHPGGSGQPGIVVHVCETENPMKSGPRIQHTRCPEH; encoded by the exons ATGGAGGAGAAAGATAGTACCGATATATTGGGAGATGAAGAATCTGAAGAGacggaaaatataataataaatgaagttGATGGATTACCTAATTTGCATCCAAATTATGAACAATTGGAACTTGATTTTGAAGGAGAAAAGGGTCATGGTTGTTTGAATTCAAGGTCAATAGATGAATTGATTCATGATGAAGATTTACCAACTTCTGTTATTGTCACAAATGTAGATCCTGGAGTGTTTAAAGAAGATGaattaaag TCTGCAATAGAGAatctttttaaacaatttggAGAAAATGCTACATTCCAATACTTCAAATCATTTAGAAGGATGAGAGTTAACTATAATTCTCCAAATGCAGCAGCCACTGCTAGAATACGATTACATCAAACTCATTTTGGTGAAActgatattaattgttattttgcACAACCAGTGACACCGATAG ATATGGAAGATCAACATCTTCAACCACCAGCTCTTACAAAGCAGTTCCTAATATCTCCTCCATCGTCTCCACCTGTTGGTTGGAAGCCACGAGAGGAGAATGAACCTTTAGTCAACCATGATTTATTAGCAGCTATAGCAAACTTATCTGCag GTGGTAGTCATGAGTTACACCCGGGAGGTTCTGGACAACCAGGCATTGTTGTTCATGTTTGTGAAACTGAGAATCCCATGAAAAGTGGCCCACGTATTCAACATACACGTTGTCCAGaacattaa